AATTTCCCGTGTGATCCCGGCGCTGCACGAGCGTGGTTTTGCAATTCGCCCACTTCCTCCGCATCACTGAACAGACGAGAACCCATGTACCTGCTTGACACAACCAGCACCGCCGCTATCTCGATCTACGCGCTGCTCTTGACCGCCTACAGGAGCATGCAAGCCCTACATGCTCGGCCGATAGACGGTCCAGCAGTGTCGGCAGAACCGGTCGAGACCCGCCCTCTGCCAGCCGTGGATGTTATCGTCCCCAGCTTCAATGAGGACCCAGGCATCCTCTCGGCGTGCCTTGCGTCCATTGCAGACCAGGATTATCCCGGAGAATTGCGAGTCTATGTCGTTGATGATGGTTCTCGGAACCGCGAGGCCATTGTGCGTGCACGCGCCTTCTATTCGCGCGATCCGAGGTTCAGCTTCATTCTGCTCCCAGAGAACGTCGGAAAGCGGAAAGCGCAGATTGCCGCGATAGGTCAATCCTCTGGGGATTTGGTGCTGAATGTCGACTCGGACAGCACGATCGCTTTCGATGTGGTCTCCAAGCTTGCCTCGAAGATGGGAGATCCAGAGGTCGGTGCGGTTATGGGTCAACTCACGGCTAGCAATTCGGGTGACACTTGGCTGACGAAATTGATCGACATGGAGTATTGGCTTGCCTGCAACGAAGAACGCGCGGCACAGGCTCGCTTCGGTGCTGTTATGTGTTGCTGCGGCCCTTGTGCTATGTACCGTCGGTCGGCGCTCGCTTCGCTGCTTGACCAGTACGAAACGCAACTGTTTCGCGGTAAGCTAAGCGACTTCGGTGAGGACCGCCATCTGACGATCCTCATGTTGAAGGCAGGTTTTCGAACTGAGTATGTTCCAAACGCCATAGTGGCAACCGTCGTCCCGGATACACTGAAACCGTATCTGCGCCAACAACTGCGTTGGGCACGCAGCACGTTCCGTGACACGTTTCTAGTGCTCCCTCTGTTGCGCGGCCTCAACCCTTTTCTCACATTGGACGTGGTCGGGCAGAATATCGGGCCACTGTTGCTCGCTCTGTCGGTCGTGACGGGACTTGCGCATTTCATAATGACCGCCACAGTGCCATGGTGGACGATTTTGATTATTGCGTCCATGACCATTATACGCTGCAGCGTCGTAGCATTGCATGCTCGCCAACTTAGATTTCTTGGCTTCGTTCTGCACACACCCATCAACCTCTTTCTCTTACTTCCGTTGAAAGCTTATGCGTTGTGTACATTGTCCAATAGCGACTGGCTGTCACGCTACTCCGCGCCAGAAGTACCAGTCAGCGGAGGAAAGCAGACTCCAATTCAAGCCTCCGGCCGAGTGACACCTGACTGCACTTGCAGCGGCGAGTGACAGTAGCATGACTGGAAACGGGCGAGTTTTGAGACAGGAAGCGGAAAATCAATTGTCAGATCGTGAGATGGCCCAAGAGGCTCCGCGTCGGCTTGAGCCGAGTCCGTTCGAGTGGAAGGACCAAACAGGTCCAGCCGTGAAGACCGCAATACCCGGCGCCATACCAACCGTGGCAATCGATGTTGCCAGCGTAACAAAGTCCTACGGTGACAAACCTGTAATCAACGGACTGTCGTTCACCGTTGCAGCGGGTGAGTGCTTCGGTCTGTTAGGTCCCAACGGTGCAGGCAAAAGTACGATCACCCGTATGATCCTCGGCATGACGACGCCTGGTACGGGTGAGATCACCGTGCTCGGCGTGCCGGTTCCGTCACGGGCTCGATTGGCACGCATGAGGATTGGCGTAGTTCCGCAGTTCGACAACCTCGACCTGGAATTCACTGTACGCGAAAACCTGTTGGTCTTCGGGCGCTACTTCCGGATGAGCACGCGCGAGATAGAAGCGGTAATCCCATCGCTCCTTGAGTTTGCGCGCCTCGAAAACAAGGCGGATGCGCGTGTTTCGGACCTGTCTGGCGGCATGAAGCGGCGCCTTACACTGGCACGTGCCCTCATCAACGATCCCCAGCTACTGATATTGGACGAGCCTACCACTGGACTTGACCCGCACGCCCGTCACTTGATCTGGGAACGGCTGCGGTCGTTGTTGGCACGCGGAAAGACGATTCTCTTGACCACCCATATTATGGAAGAGGCAGAGCGGTTGTGCGACCGGCTGTGCGTGCTCGAAGCAGGGCGCAAGATCGCCGAAGGCCGACCTCACATGCTAATAGACGAGAAGATCGGTTGCCAGGTGATAGAGATCTACGGGGGCGATCCACACGAGCTAAGTGCGTTGGTAAGCCCGCACGCCCGCCACATCGAGGTGAGCGGCGAGACCGTCTTCTGTTATGCGTTCGACCCGGA
The sequence above is drawn from the Ensifer canadensis genome and encodes:
- the nodI gene encoding nodulation factor ABC transporter ATP-binding protein NodI, translated to MAQEAPRRLEPSPFEWKDQTGPAVKTAIPGAIPTVAIDVASVTKSYGDKPVINGLSFTVAAGECFGLLGPNGAGKSTITRMILGMTTPGTGEITVLGVPVPSRARLARMRIGVVPQFDNLDLEFTVRENLLVFGRYFRMSTREIEAVIPSLLEFARLENKADARVSDLSGGMKRRLTLARALINDPQLLILDEPTTGLDPHARHLIWERLRSLLARGKTILLTTHIMEEAERLCDRLCVLEAGRKIAEGRPHMLIDEKIGCQVIEIYGGDPHELSALVSPHARHIEVSGETVFCYAFDPEQVRVQLDGRAGVRFLQRPPNLEDVFLRLTGRELKD
- the nodC gene encoding chitooligosaccharide synthase NodC, yielding MYLLDTTSTAAISIYALLLTAYRSMQALHARPIDGPAVSAEPVETRPLPAVDVIVPSFNEDPGILSACLASIADQDYPGELRVYVVDDGSRNREAIVRARAFYSRDPRFSFILLPENVGKRKAQIAAIGQSSGDLVLNVDSDSTIAFDVVSKLASKMGDPEVGAVMGQLTASNSGDTWLTKLIDMEYWLACNEERAAQARFGAVMCCCGPCAMYRRSALASLLDQYETQLFRGKLSDFGEDRHLTILMLKAGFRTEYVPNAIVATVVPDTLKPYLRQQLRWARSTFRDTFLVLPLLRGLNPFLTLDVVGQNIGPLLLALSVVTGLAHFIMTATVPWWTILIIASMTIIRCSVVALHARQLRFLGFVLHTPINLFLLLPLKAYALCTLSNSDWLSRYSAPEVPVSGGKQTPIQASGRVTPDCTCSGE